The following are encoded in a window of Arthrobacter woluwensis genomic DNA:
- a CDS encoding TetR family transcriptional regulator C-terminal domain-containing protein, giving the protein MSTKNSPETSARQAPRVRKSPAERHAEIREAAAVVALEEGLAAITLRRVARQLGVASGLVAHYEPRVEDFVAATFARIAAADRTEVEQAMAGLDDVALRLRAVLASSLDSERLPVTAVWVEAWGLGRRNEALAAAVREEMDSWQELLRNVIRDGVRAGVYSAPDPAAVAWQVLGMIDGLNAQALVRWEGVPDRREHFLSAVEHLLGVS; this is encoded by the coding sequence ATGTCAACGAAAAACTCCCCGGAGACGTCCGCGCGGCAGGCGCCCCGCGTGCGCAAGAGTCCCGCCGAACGGCACGCCGAGATCCGGGAGGCGGCCGCCGTCGTCGCGCTGGAGGAAGGGCTCGCGGCCATCACGCTGCGCCGCGTGGCCCGGCAGCTGGGAGTAGCGTCGGGGCTCGTGGCGCACTACGAGCCGAGGGTCGAGGACTTCGTGGCGGCCACTTTCGCGCGGATCGCCGCCGCCGACCGGACGGAGGTCGAGCAGGCGATGGCCGGGCTCGACGACGTCGCGCTGCGCCTGCGCGCCGTGCTCGCCAGTTCGCTGGACTCGGAGCGGCTGCCGGTCACCGCGGTGTGGGTCGAGGCCTGGGGGCTGGGCCGCCGGAACGAAGCCCTTGCGGCGGCCGTCCGCGAGGAGATGGACTCGTGGCAGGAGCTGCTGCGGAACGTCATCCGGGACGGTGTGCGCGCAGGCGTCTACTCGGCGCCGGACCCGGCGGCGGTGGCCTGGCAGGTGCTCGGAATGATCGACGGGCTCAACGCCCAGGCCCTGGTGCGCTGGGAAGGCGTCCCGGACCGTCGCGAGCACTTCCTCTCGGCGGTGGAGCACCTGCTCGGCGTGAGCTGA
- a CDS encoding tetratricopeptide repeat protein, which produces MDETWDGRIAAFWAGADGRDPESLLAAMTDLVRERPEGDPAALYELASVHDFLGHESEAIPLYQAALDGGLDGERRPQAVIQLASSLRNVGRVPEAVSLLQDFPEDPTTGAASQAFLALALFDAGRSREALQVALAALAPTLPLYSRPVAAYAEELGEPGSRERQ; this is translated from the coding sequence ATGGACGAAACATGGGACGGGCGGATCGCCGCCTTCTGGGCCGGCGCGGACGGCCGCGATCCGGAAAGCCTTCTCGCCGCGATGACGGATCTCGTCCGGGAGCGGCCGGAGGGTGACCCGGCCGCGCTGTACGAACTCGCGTCGGTCCACGACTTCCTCGGCCACGAAAGCGAGGCGATTCCGCTGTATCAGGCGGCTCTCGACGGCGGCCTCGACGGTGAACGCAGGCCTCAGGCGGTCATCCAGCTGGCCAGTTCGCTGCGGAATGTCGGGCGCGTACCGGAAGCCGTGAGCCTCCTGCAGGACTTTCCGGAGGACCCGACGACGGGTGCGGCGTCGCAGGCCTTCCTGGCCCTCGCGCTGTTCGACGCCGGCCGCTCCCGGGAGGCCCTGCAGGTCGCCCTGGCTGCGCTCGCGCCGACGCTTCCGCTGTACTCGCGCCCGGTGGCGGCCTACGCCGAGGAGCTGGGGGAGCCGGGAAGCCGAGAGCGTCAGTGA
- a CDS encoding amidase gives MARIDVVEASIAQLRAALDSGETTAVELLDAYLARIEAYDGDLNALVVMNPAARADAEASDARRASGGTLGPLDGIPYTAKDSYLAKGLTAAAGSPAFQDLVAQKDAFTIERLRGAGAVLVGLTNMPPMANGGMQRGVYGRAESPYNGDFLTAAFGSGSSNGSGTATAASFAAFGLGEETWSSGRAPASNNALCAYTPSRGVISVRGNWPLVPTMDVVVPHTRSMDDLLEVLDVIVADDTETRGDFWRVQEFVDVPASSEVRPASYPALVPADRGARATLLRGKRFGVPTMYLNKDDDAGTLAEGESPSARGIGGPTGQRIDTRASVIALWEAARRDLEAAGAEVVEVDFPVVSNYESDRPGAPSIKTRGFVSPEYLQEEIVDLSAWSWDDFLAANGDPALNSLTQVDGASIFPHPEGALPDRYTGFDDDIAEYPAVVAERPITHPRELYTLESGLLGLEKTRRVDLEEWMDGLGLDAVILPAAADVGPADMDVREESADLGWRNGVWVSNGNLVPRHLGIPTVTVPMGTMADIGMPVGLSFWGKAYSDNELLAHAAAFEATGERRTEPPRTPRLG, from the coding sequence ATGGCCCGCATCGACGTCGTCGAAGCCTCCATCGCGCAGCTGCGCGCCGCCCTCGACTCCGGCGAGACGACCGCCGTCGAGCTCCTGGACGCCTACCTCGCCCGCATCGAGGCCTACGACGGCGACCTCAACGCCCTGGTGGTCATGAACCCGGCCGCCCGCGCGGACGCCGAGGCCTCGGACGCCCGTCGAGCCTCCGGTGGAACCCTCGGCCCACTGGACGGCATCCCGTACACCGCCAAGGACTCGTACCTTGCGAAGGGCCTCACCGCCGCGGCCGGCTCCCCCGCCTTCCAGGACCTGGTGGCACAGAAGGACGCCTTCACCATCGAGCGGCTGCGCGGCGCCGGCGCCGTGCTGGTCGGCCTGACGAACATGCCGCCCATGGCCAACGGCGGCATGCAGCGCGGCGTCTACGGCCGCGCCGAGAGCCCTTACAACGGCGACTTCCTCACCGCGGCGTTCGGTTCCGGCTCCTCCAACGGCTCCGGGACCGCGACCGCCGCCAGCTTCGCCGCCTTCGGCCTCGGCGAGGAGACCTGGTCCAGCGGCCGCGCGCCGGCGTCGAACAACGCATTGTGCGCCTACACGCCCTCCCGCGGCGTCATCTCGGTGCGCGGCAACTGGCCGCTCGTCCCCACCATGGATGTCGTGGTGCCCCACACCCGCAGCATGGACGACCTGCTCGAGGTCCTGGACGTGATCGTCGCCGATGACACCGAGACCCGCGGCGACTTCTGGCGCGTCCAGGAGTTCGTGGACGTCCCGGCGTCGTCCGAGGTCCGACCGGCGTCTTACCCGGCCCTCGTCCCCGCCGACCGCGGCGCGCGCGCCACCCTGCTGCGCGGCAAGCGCTTCGGCGTCCCGACGATGTACCTCAACAAGGACGACGACGCCGGCACCCTCGCGGAGGGCGAGTCACCGTCGGCGCGGGGCATCGGCGGTCCCACGGGGCAGAGGATCGACACACGAGCCTCGGTGATCGCCCTGTGGGAGGCGGCCCGCCGGGACCTCGAAGCCGCGGGCGCCGAGGTCGTGGAGGTCGATTTCCCCGTGGTCTCGAACTACGAGTCCGACCGCCCCGGCGCTCCGAGCATCAAGACCCGCGGGTTCGTCTCCCCGGAGTACCTGCAAGAGGAGATCGTCGATCTCTCCGCCTGGAGCTGGGACGACTTCCTCGCCGCCAACGGCGACCCGGCGCTCAACAGCCTGACGCAGGTGGACGGCGCCTCGATCTTCCCGCACCCGGAGGGCGCACTCCCGGACCGTTACACGGGATTCGATGACGACATCGCGGAGTACCCCGCTGTCGTCGCCGAGCGGCCGATCACCCATCCACGGGAGCTGTACACCCTGGAGTCCGGCCTGCTAGGCCTGGAGAAGACCCGGCGCGTGGACCTCGAGGAATGGATGGACGGGCTCGGCCTGGACGCCGTGATCCTGCCGGCCGCGGCGGACGTCGGACCGGCCGACATGGACGTGCGCGAGGAGTCCGCGGATCTCGGGTGGCGCAACGGGGTGTGGGTGTCCAACGGCAATCTGGTCCCGCGTCACCTCGGCATCCCCACGGTCACGGTCCCGATGGGCACCATGGCGGACATCGGCATGCCGGTCGGGCTGAGCTTCTGGGGCAAGGCCTACTCGGACAACGAGCTCCTGGCCCACGCGGCCGCGTTCGAAGCCACCGGCGAGCGCCGCACCGAACCCCCGAGGACCCCGCGCCTGGGGTGA
- a CDS encoding phosphatase PAP2 family protein, with protein sequence MSPISTLEHRSARRSRGSAWRPLALAFGAVLGALGILWMYRFFIRTVDGQTLDAVGLAQAKSMGGGRLDTVTTAILDNLPAASIILAAIIVGLVAFVGKRWTPALWAVITAVAANLATQLLKYTVFTRPDLGVETPGNNSFPSGHTTLAASAAAAVTLAVPPRWRPLTAALGGTFAFVSGASTVVNLWHRPADVAAALLVVGTVSALTAIPVLIHESRHPEPAGGGAAKVLSNRRFWSTVTLAIAALSVVAAFVFPQLPLGSLSMTGSDGVDTRGFWSGVAASSAVAYTVSWAGLLLLSRPRR encoded by the coding sequence ATGTCACCGATCAGCACGCTCGAGCACCGGAGCGCCCGCCGGAGCCGAGGCTCCGCCTGGCGCCCGCTCGCCCTGGCCTTCGGCGCCGTCCTGGGAGCACTCGGGATCCTCTGGATGTACCGTTTCTTCATCCGGACCGTGGACGGCCAGACTCTCGACGCCGTGGGGCTCGCCCAGGCCAAGAGCATGGGCGGCGGGCGGCTGGACACGGTCACCACGGCCATCCTGGACAACCTGCCGGCCGCGTCGATCATCCTCGCGGCGATCATCGTGGGCCTCGTGGCCTTCGTCGGCAAGCGGTGGACGCCGGCGCTCTGGGCGGTGATCACGGCGGTCGCCGCGAATCTGGCGACACAGCTCCTGAAATACACGGTGTTCACCCGGCCGGATCTCGGCGTCGAGACTCCGGGCAACAATTCCTTCCCCTCGGGCCACACCACCCTGGCGGCGAGCGCGGCAGCGGCGGTGACCCTGGCCGTGCCACCCCGCTGGCGACCCCTGACGGCGGCGCTCGGCGGCACGTTCGCCTTTGTCTCGGGCGCCTCCACGGTGGTCAACCTCTGGCACCGCCCCGCCGATGTGGCGGCGGCGCTCCTCGTGGTGGGCACCGTCTCCGCCCTGACCGCCATTCCCGTCCTGATACACGAGAGCCGGCACCCCGAACCGGCCGGCGGAGGGGCCGCCAAGGTGCTGTCCAACCGGCGTTTCTGGTCCACGGTCACCCTGGCGATCGCGGCGCTGAGCGTGGTCGCGGCCTTCGTCTTCCCCCAGCTCCCCCTCGGTTCCCTCAGCATGACCGGCAGCGACGGGGTGGACACGCGCGGGTTCTGGTCCGGCGTCGCCGCCAGTTCCGCCGTCGCGTACACGGTGTCCTGGGCAGGACTTCTCCTGCTGAGCCGCCCCCGGCGCTGA